The Streptomyces achromogenes genome window below encodes:
- a CDS encoding lipase/acyltransferase domain-containing protein, with the protein MCGGAGDHGQRPRGRSDGPRAVGCEPGDAHRADRPEPVRGPARGRAGAGRRRRHRPAGATDTHPRDQLLAKPWWLPVFQGLDPYSDTVKTLQRITQAPEAVAPFAYDWRLAVSYNGALLARAARAHLTRWRERAAATLGRRAAGGPGQARLVFVAHSMGGLVVRAALEQDPELAADTRTVITVGTPFLGSAKAVLALNLLNARVTPERLVRRVQAMAATLPAVHDLLPGYRCLDLGLDVARLTPADVARFGGDPGLAARSLDQHKRHREEPLALPGHRAIVGEAQATVQTIDDHQYAGLAVAVGRRHAFDVEADGELVRDPSTGIPARRDASGDGTVHLPSARTGTEAVTYVYGQHGTLMRHDEVLRQIRRITLERPQGAPLGGDGTGPGLETPQVGGTLGQPLTLTATGLDTPAGATLSVHSATTGRPGHPLTLRPDPDRTDGALSARFTPEAPDLYRVTLDTGRHVPLTQLVLVTPPDTGTR; encoded by the coding sequence ATGTGTGGTGGTGCCGGGGATCATGGGCAGCGTCCTAGAGGACGCAGCGACGGGCCGCGCGCTGTGGGGTGTGAGCCTGGCGATGCTCACCGGGCTGACCGGCCCGAGCCTGTTCGGGGCCCTGCACGCGGACGAGCGGGAGCGGGCCGCCGACGCCGACACCGCCCGGCGGGCGCCACTGACACGCATCCGCGCGACCAGCTCCTGGCCAAACCGTGGTGGTTACCCGTCTTCCAGGGCCTCGACCCCTACAGCGACACGGTCAAGACCCTGCAGAGGATCACCCAAGCGCCGGAGGCGGTGGCACCGTTTGCCTACGACTGGCGCCTGGCGGTCTCCTACAACGGCGCCCTGCTGGCCCGCGCGGCCCGCGCGCACCTGACCCGGTGGCGGGAGCGGGCCGCTGCCACACTCGGGAGGCGGGCTGCGGGCGGACCAGGGCAGGCGCGGCTGGTGTTCGTGGCGCACTCGATGGGCGGGCTGGTGGTGCGGGCCGCGTTGGAGCAGGACCCCGAACTCGCGGCCGACACCCGGACGGTCATCACCGTCGGCACGCCGTTCCTGGGCTCGGCCAAGGCCGTCCTCGCGCTCAACCTCCTGAACGCTCGGGTGACGCCGGAGCGGCTGGTGCGGCGGGTGCAGGCGATGGCAGCGACCTTGCCCGCCGTCCACGACCTGCTGCCCGGCTACCGCTGCCTGGACCTGGGCCTGGACGTCGCACGCCTCACCCCGGCGGACGTGGCTCGGTTCGGCGGCGACCCCGGCCTGGCAGCCCGCTCACTCGACCAGCACAAGCGCCACCGCGAGGAGCCGCTCGCGCTGCCTGGGCACCGGGCGATCGTCGGCGAGGCCCAGGCCACCGTGCAGACCATCGACGATCACCAGTACGCCGGCCTCGCGGTCGCCGTAGGCCGCCGCCACGCCTTCGACGTCGAAGCGGACGGCGAACTGGTGCGCGACCCGAGCACCGGCATCCCGGCCCGCCGTGACGCCTCCGGCGACGGCACTGTCCACCTGCCCTCTGCCCGGACCGGCACCGAGGCCGTCACCTACGTCTACGGGCAGCACGGCACGCTGATGCGCCACGACGAGGTCCTGCGCCAGATCCGCCGCATCACCCTGGAACGACCCCAGGGCGCCCCCCTCGGCGGCGACGGCACCGGCCCCGGCCTGGAAACCCCCCAAGTCGGTGGCACCCTCGGACAGCCGCTCACCCTCACCGCCACCGGCCTGGACACCCCGGCAGGCGCCACCTTGAGCGTGCACTCCGCCACCACCGGCCGTCCCGGCCACCCCCTCACCCTGCGCCCCGACCCCGACCGTACGGACGGCGCGCTGTCGGCCCGCTTCACCCCCGAGGCCCCGGACTTGTACCGCGTCACCTTGGATACCGGCCGGCACGTGCCCCTGACCCAGCTCGTCCTCGTCACCCCGCCCGACACCGGCACCCGGTAG
- a CDS encoding WhiB family transcriptional regulator, which translates to MAGTGWSEHGLCRTADPDALFVEGAAQNRAKALCGGCGVRTECLAYALDQRIEFGVWGGMTKRERRALLRRRPTVTSWRRLLETARVEHGRGRAVTPAIPQAS; encoded by the coding sequence ATGGCGGGGACGGGCTGGAGTGAGCATGGGCTGTGCAGGACGGCTGACCCCGATGCCCTGTTCGTCGAGGGCGCAGCGCAAAACCGCGCCAAAGCGCTGTGCGGCGGCTGCGGCGTTCGGACCGAGTGCCTCGCCTACGCCTTGGACCAGCGCATTGAATTCGGGGTGTGGGGAGGCATGACCAAGCGAGAGCGCCGGGCTCTGCTGAGGCGACGGCCCACGGTCACGTCCTGGCGGCGCCTGCTGGAAACGGCCCGCGTGGAGCACGGCCGCGGCCGTGCCGTCACGCCTGCTATCCCGCAGGCGAGTTGA
- a CDS encoding DUF6082 family protein has protein sequence MRKIFWAAMAGVGGVGLILLTPFLLMAVGPDDADWAKLSQISQAYGALSVILSAGAVAGVAASLAYQARQTRIATEETTWSAHRELLLLALSKSEFLTCWEPPSTSVTPDEWRRIIYTNLIIQDWEKTYVLGLMTEAQLSRTFELHFQGETARDHWSNSREHYLRYAGGGMNRRLRNFARTADRCYQNAVAAGPAIPAHSYFTSPVLVQPPPSQA, from the coding sequence ATGAGGAAGATTTTCTGGGCTGCGATGGCGGGGGTTGGAGGGGTTGGGCTCATCCTGCTGACTCCATTTCTCCTCATGGCAGTTGGACCTGACGACGCAGACTGGGCAAAGCTGAGCCAGATCAGTCAGGCTTACGGGGCGCTGTCGGTCATTCTTTCTGCTGGTGCCGTCGCTGGAGTCGCGGCCTCGCTGGCGTATCAAGCCAGACAAACACGTATCGCGACGGAGGAGACGACCTGGAGTGCCCACCGGGAGCTCCTCCTCTTGGCGCTAAGTAAGTCTGAGTTCCTCACGTGTTGGGAGCCGCCGTCCACGTCTGTGACCCCAGATGAATGGCGACGCATTATTTACACCAATCTCATCATTCAAGACTGGGAGAAAACTTATGTTCTTGGCTTGATGACCGAAGCGCAATTATCTAGGACTTTTGAACTGCACTTCCAAGGGGAGACAGCGAGAGATCACTGGTCGAACTCGCGAGAACACTACTTGCGCTATGCCGGTGGTGGGATGAACCGGAGACTTCGAAACTTCGCGCGCACGGCAGACCGCTGCTACCAAAACGCGGTAGCTGCCGGGCCAGCGATCCCGGCACACAGCTACTTCACTTCACCCGTCCTCGTACAGCCGCCGCCATCGCAGGCCTGA